The Dethiosulfovibrio peptidovorans DSM 11002 genome has a window encoding:
- a CDS encoding efflux RND transporter periplasmic adaptor subunit, protein MGNVGRRGSAKVVLLILILGAAAFFGREYFVGKAQDEARAQAQAVEQAKPQAPVVVLHVVRKADLAVPREYIGRVEPIQSVSIRPQISGEIAEVHFQEGSMVKEGDLLFSIDDRRFRTTVSLRKAELAKAEANYDRASKYLKRLKAADPRSVSASDIDMAQSDLLQAKAQVQQAKASLSLAQIDLSYTKIRAPITGKVGEAFYTKGNYVTPAGSTTLTKIVQMDPIRVSFALSDREYLDQLDSFKNRDQSVFDATIKLANGEVYPKKGERDFEDNVMDKGTGTIMVSLRFENDGGALVPGSMVRVEARPSKSKVVPVIPQESVMADGQGDFVYVVDEANKVDRRGVVLGDSIGKNCEVLSGLEGGERIVFRGIQSVRPGVVVSPIQEETGGDKSPAELAQASDYDLKPIVSGDGEIDG, encoded by the coding sequence ATGGGTAACGTAGGCAGAAGGGGTTCGGCGAAGGTGGTTTTGCTGATCCTGATATTGGGAGCGGCGGCTTTCTTCGGAAGGGAGTACTTCGTCGGAAAGGCGCAGGACGAGGCCAGGGCTCAGGCTCAAGCGGTCGAACAGGCCAAGCCTCAGGCTCCCGTGGTGGTGCTCCACGTGGTTCGAAAGGCCGATTTGGCCGTCCCCAGGGAGTATATCGGCAGGGTGGAGCCCATACAGTCGGTGTCCATAAGGCCCCAGATAAGCGGCGAGATAGCCGAGGTTCACTTCCAGGAAGGTTCTATGGTGAAGGAGGGCGACCTTCTTTTCTCCATAGACGACAGACGGTTCAGGACTACCGTCTCTCTCAGGAAGGCCGAGCTCGCCAAGGCGGAGGCCAACTACGACAGGGCCTCCAAGTATCTGAAGAGACTCAAGGCCGCCGATCCCAGGAGCGTCTCGGCGTCGGACATAGATATGGCTCAGAGCGATCTTCTCCAGGCTAAGGCCCAGGTACAGCAGGCCAAGGCGTCTCTGTCTCTGGCTCAGATAGACCTGAGCTACACCAAGATAAGGGCCCCTATAACAGGAAAGGTGGGAGAGGCGTTCTATACCAAGGGTAACTACGTCACCCCGGCGGGGTCTACGACCCTGACCAAGATAGTGCAGATGGATCCCATAAGGGTTTCCTTCGCACTGTCGGACAGGGAATATCTGGATCAGTTGGATTCCTTCAAAAACCGGGATCAGTCGGTGTTCGACGCGACCATAAAGTTGGCCAACGGAGAGGTCTACCCCAAAAAAGGCGAGAGGGACTTCGAGGATAACGTCATGGATAAGGGTACCGGCACCATAATGGTCAGCCTGAGGTTCGAGAACGATGGGGGAGCCCTCGTTCCCGGCTCTATGGTCAGGGTAGAGGCCAGGCCCTCCAAGTCCAAGGTGGTTCCGGTCATACCTCAGGAATCCGTCATGGCCGATGGCCAGGGAGATTTCGTCTACGTCGTCGACGAGGCCAATAAGGTGGACAGGAGGGGAGTAGTATTGGGGGATTCCATAGGTAAAAACTGCGAGGTTCTCTCCGGTCTCGAGGGCGGCGAGAGGATAGTGTTCCGAGGGATTCAGTCGGTCAGGCCCGGTGTGGTCGTCTCTCCTATTCAGGAGGAGACCGGCGGGGATAAATCGCCGGCGGAGTTGGCCCAGGCGTCCGATTACGATCTCAAGCCGATCGTGTCGGGCGACGGGGAGATAGACGGTTAA
- a CDS encoding TetR/AcrR family transcriptional regulator: protein MARLSAKKKAVLERMTRDSLISAVEKLLQEDGWKGTTMDRIAKEAGVSKGTVYNYFKDKRDILFSVMERNTEEIREFVRSVDLGKSDPVELLRKIVDKTFMDLYEKRKLISATVQAYYEDKDLRRNIDPDQACHEDHPMREVRKVIAEVIAMGVKSGVFRPIEPAMAEAAINAMTMGVAKQFAAGMVSFPGEVYVYTVRDLVIRGLLAD, encoded by the coding sequence ATGGCGAGGCTTTCCGCCAAGAAGAAGGCCGTGTTGGAGAGGATGACCAGAGATTCTCTCATCTCGGCGGTTGAGAAGCTCCTTCAGGAAGATGGTTGGAAAGGTACCACCATGGATCGGATAGCCAAGGAGGCCGGTGTCTCCAAGGGTACGGTCTACAACTACTTCAAGGACAAGAGGGATATCCTTTTTTCCGTGATGGAGAGGAACACCGAGGAGATAAGGGAGTTCGTTCGATCCGTCGACCTGGGCAAGTCCGATCCTGTCGAATTGTTGAGGAAAATAGTGGACAAGACCTTCATGGACCTCTACGAGAAGAGAAAGCTGATCTCCGCCACGGTCCAGGCCTATTACGAGGACAAGGATCTGCGTAGAAATATAGACCCCGATCAGGCCTGTCACGAGGATCACCCTATGAGAGAGGTCAGAAAGGTCATTGCCGAGGTCATAGCCATGGGGGTGAAGTCCGGAGTGTTTCGACCTATCGAGCCCGCCATGGCCGAGGCTGCCATAAACGCCATGACCATGGGGGTAGCCAAGCAGTTTGCAGCGGGGATGGTGAGTTTCCCCGGAGAGGTTTACGTGTATACCGTCAGAGACCTGGTCATAAGGGGTCTGTTGGCGGATTGA
- a CDS encoding TetR/AcrR family transcriptional regulator translates to MTEIKATKQKILDAAGMVFGEKSYNEATIREICSLAEVNLASVNYHFGSKEMLYRALLEDILTTIIERHPVVPPGDHSAEERLAFFLRAYVNRLVGEAQIHGNEGRIALLSRELLHPSPIMTELMVKHIYPQRDIVMSTVAELLGDSATRRQVLLCVMSSVSQCFYMIFFGDTIKAIGLAGEAKEIDMDTLARHTATFALAGIKAIREGGKIDG, encoded by the coding sequence ATGACAGAGATAAAGGCCACTAAGCAGAAGATCCTCGACGCAGCAGGAATGGTCTTCGGCGAGAAAAGTTACAACGAGGCCACGATCAGGGAGATATGTTCCCTGGCCGAGGTGAACCTGGCGTCGGTAAACTACCACTTCGGGAGCAAGGAGATGCTCTACCGAGCCCTCCTGGAGGACATACTCACCACCATCATAGAGCGACATCCGGTTGTGCCGCCGGGAGACCACTCCGCCGAGGAAAGGCTGGCCTTTTTCCTGAGGGCCTACGTCAACCGGCTCGTCGGAGAGGCTCAAATCCACGGCAACGAGGGGAGAATAGCCCTTCTTTCACGGGAGCTGCTGCATCCCTCGCCGATAATGACGGAACTCATGGTCAAACACATCTACCCCCAAAGGGACATAGTCATGTCCACCGTGGCGGAGCTTTTGGGAGACAGTGCCACGAGACGTCAGGTGCTGCTTTGCGTCATGAGCTCGGTGAGCCAGTGCTTCTACATGATATTTTTCGGCGACACCATAAAGGCCATCGGCCTGGCCGGAGAGGCCAAGGAGATAGACATGGACACCCTCGCCCGCCACACCGCGACCTTCGCCCTGGCGGGAATAAAGGCGATTCGAGAGGGAGGAAAGATCGATGGATAA
- a CDS encoding HlyD family secretion protein, whose product MDKKKAFIGIAAVAAALTMAAAASWTLGKNGNGALSLSGTVEATTSTLSFRVGGYVKTVYTDEGDRVKKGEVLAKLDTEDLKLALETAIGEQIMAAANLEELEKGSRPEEIAAASADVQKAKAALAEMEGGSRVQLIAEAQARLNQAVAARRSAEATLEMAKADDERFKSLYKSGSIGQREYESYRTAYRNAQEKLHEARASVSAASQQLSLLKEGSRREDVQQAYAALQGAQARYDLVTAGPREEVKAQARARLRASKAKTDMAALKLEYAELRAPFDGTVLVKASEEGENVSPGTPAFSLARLDRPWIRCFVMETDLPHIALGQSALVEIDGLDRGIEGKVTYISSQAEFTPKTVETRKERVNLMYRIKVRVDNDDGVLKIGMPVTVRITPR is encoded by the coding sequence ATGGATAAAAAGAAAGCTTTTATAGGTATCGCCGCGGTAGCAGCGGCCCTGACGATGGCGGCAGCTGCGTCCTGGACCCTGGGAAAAAACGGGAACGGGGCCCTCTCCCTTTCCGGAACGGTGGAGGCCACTACGTCGACCCTCAGCTTTCGTGTAGGAGGATATGTAAAGACCGTCTACACCGATGAGGGAGACCGGGTAAAAAAAGGGGAGGTCCTGGCAAAGCTGGACACCGAAGATCTGAAGCTGGCGCTGGAGACTGCCATAGGAGAACAGATCATGGCGGCGGCGAACTTGGAGGAGCTGGAGAAAGGCAGCCGCCCGGAGGAAATAGCCGCTGCCAGCGCCGACGTCCAGAAGGCCAAGGCGGCCTTGGCCGAGATGGAGGGAGGCTCCAGGGTCCAGCTGATAGCCGAGGCCCAGGCCAGGCTGAACCAGGCCGTCGCCGCCAGACGATCCGCCGAGGCTACTTTAGAGATGGCCAAGGCAGACGACGAAAGGTTCAAAAGCCTCTATAAATCGGGGTCCATAGGCCAGAGAGAGTACGAATCCTACAGGACGGCATATCGCAACGCTCAGGAAAAACTCCACGAAGCGAGAGCATCGGTGTCGGCCGCCTCCCAACAGCTGAGTCTTTTGAAGGAGGGAAGTCGCAGAGAGGACGTTCAACAGGCCTACGCCGCCCTTCAGGGAGCCCAGGCCCGCTACGACCTCGTAACGGCAGGACCGAGAGAGGAAGTAAAGGCCCAGGCCAGAGCCAGGCTGAGAGCCTCTAAGGCCAAGACCGACATGGCCGCTCTGAAATTGGAATACGCCGAGCTGAGGGCTCCCTTCGACGGAACGGTGCTGGTGAAGGCCTCGGAAGAGGGGGAGAACGTCTCTCCCGGAACACCGGCCTTCTCCCTCGCCAGGCTGGACCGACCATGGATAAGGTGCTTCGTAATGGAGACCGACCTGCCCCACATAGCCCTCGGTCAGAGCGCCTTGGTGGAGATAGACGGACTGGACCGCGGGATCGAGGGGAAGGTGACATACATATCCTCCCAGGCGGAGTTCACTCCCAAAACGGTGGAGACCAGAAAAGAACGGGTCAACCTGATGTACCGCATAAAGGTCCGGGTCGATAACGACGACGGAGTTCTAAAGATAGGCATGCCAGTCACGGTGAGGATAACTCCGAGATGA
- a CDS encoding ATP-binding cassette domain-containing protein, with translation MTALVDVHDLERSFGSLQAVAHLSFSVDPGEIFGIVGPDGAGKTTVLRILATVLDGTGGSAMIDGLDVSEEPDRVKDRIAYMSQRFGLYPDLTVEENVDLYADLYGLPKKGRSERVDELLRFSYMDPFKKRRAGALSGGMKQKLQLVCALIHTPKVLLLDEPTNGVDPVSRRDFWRMLFGLSDRGVATVVTTAYMDEAERCHRIALMDKGRFLGQGTLEQVRSLMSGRLYSFTTRAPRKAAEAFRTRDGWHSTPFGDSIHLECPDDVASSEIEAILRTASIPHGTVEETIPSLEDVFVSVVSEPRGERAMAPPGEIPPFEDGTAVTANNLTKTFGDFTAVNDLSFEVFQGEIFGFLGPNGAGKSTTIRMLCGLLSPSSGRAVVAEVDVGKDPESVKWRIGYMSQKFSLYEDLTVEENLNFYGGIYGLDDSRLKERKEWALDMADLSRRRGDIAGSLTGGWRQKLALACAVLHEPPIVFLDEPTSGVDPVSRRTFWELINDMSDRGITVFVTTHYMEEAEYCNRLAMIFRGDMIALGTPGELKKRTDTSSMEDAFVELVEGGEKS, from the coding sequence ATGACCGCCCTCGTCGATGTCCATGACCTGGAGAGATCTTTCGGGAGCCTCCAAGCGGTGGCTCACCTGTCCTTCTCTGTAGACCCAGGGGAGATTTTCGGCATAGTCGGCCCGGACGGAGCCGGAAAGACCACGGTGCTTCGAATACTGGCCACCGTGCTGGACGGAACAGGAGGCTCCGCCATGATCGACGGCCTTGACGTGTCGGAGGAACCGGACCGAGTCAAGGATAGAATAGCCTACATGAGCCAGAGGTTCGGCCTCTATCCGGACCTGACGGTGGAGGAAAACGTCGACCTCTACGCCGACCTATACGGCCTACCCAAAAAAGGTAGATCCGAAAGGGTGGACGAGCTCCTTCGCTTCAGCTACATGGACCCCTTCAAGAAGAGGCGGGCGGGTGCCCTGTCCGGAGGGATGAAGCAGAAGCTTCAGCTGGTCTGCGCCCTGATCCACACCCCGAAGGTACTCCTCCTGGACGAGCCGACCAACGGGGTGGATCCGGTAAGTCGACGGGATTTCTGGCGAATGCTATTCGGCCTGTCGGACCGAGGGGTCGCCACGGTGGTAACCACGGCCTACATGGACGAGGCGGAGCGATGTCACAGGATCGCCCTAATGGACAAAGGGAGATTTCTCGGACAGGGAACCCTGGAGCAGGTAAGGTCCCTCATGTCGGGCAGACTGTACTCCTTCACCACCAGGGCACCGAGAAAAGCGGCAGAGGCCTTTAGGACCAGGGATGGCTGGCACTCCACCCCCTTCGGTGATTCGATCCACCTGGAGTGTCCCGACGACGTCGCTTCCTCGGAGATAGAGGCCATCCTGCGAACGGCCTCTATACCTCACGGTACGGTGGAGGAGACGATTCCGTCGCTGGAGGACGTCTTCGTGTCGGTGGTCTCCGAGCCCCGAGGGGAGAGGGCGATGGCACCTCCGGGAGAAATACCCCCCTTCGAAGACGGGACGGCGGTAACGGCTAATAACCTCACCAAGACCTTCGGCGACTTCACCGCCGTAAACGACCTGTCCTTCGAGGTATTCCAGGGGGAGATTTTCGGCTTTCTCGGCCCCAACGGAGCTGGCAAGAGCACCACTATAAGGATGCTCTGCGGCCTGCTTTCCCCCAGCTCGGGACGGGCGGTGGTGGCCGAAGTGGACGTCGGGAAGGATCCCGAGTCGGTCAAGTGGAGGATCGGCTACATGAGCCAGAAATTCTCCCTCTACGAGGATCTGACCGTGGAGGAGAACCTGAACTTCTACGGCGGAATCTACGGCCTGGACGACTCCAGACTGAAGGAGAGAAAGGAATGGGCCCTCGACATGGCCGACCTCTCTCGCAGGAGAGGCGACATTGCAGGATCCCTCACCGGGGGATGGAGACAGAAACTGGCTCTGGCCTGCGCCGTGCTTCACGAACCTCCGATAGTGTTTCTCGACGAGCCCACCAGCGGGGTGGACCCGGTTAGCCGACGGACCTTCTGGGAGCTCATAAACGACATGAGCGATAGAGGGATAACGGTGTTCGTCACAACCCACTACATGGAGGAGGCGGAATACTGCAACCGTCTGGCCATGATCTTTCGGGGAGACATGATAGCTCTGGGTACCCCGGGAGAGCTGAAAAAACGTACAGACACGTCCTCCATGGAGGATGCCTTCGTAGAGCTGGTGGAGGGAGGCGAGAAAAGTTGA